The following coding sequences lie in one Orbaceae bacterium lpD02 genomic window:
- the rdgC gene encoding recombination-associated protein RdgC: MFKNLIPYKFSPDDNDFSVISKALKTEKKLLFNKIEDSQSYACGFSHIVKDNYIIETDNRILLKVIFSHKSIKKSTIDSKLEERLDKIKEENKTNEISKHVADIYKYQVEAECLRFAPITSKEIYILIDNYTNYIYVSAATTNVAEEALNLLRKLIGKLVCHKIGSNLIGDKIINHLCFNGKDLPAELFIDDYPLISANDKNSVKVKIDGMHKNDPHFLNILMGLSVRSIDMSLVNIQDKNDCQKLASFAFCPSNNGIFIFKNFNYDLIDGQEEYTDYDDSYFYTSKMILIGKYMNNILLNLNLFCN, translated from the coding sequence ATGTTTAAAAATCTAATCCCATATAAATTTTCCCCTGATGATAATGATTTTTCCGTTATATCTAAAGCATTAAAGACCGAAAAAAAATTATTATTCAATAAAATAGAGGATTCGCAATCTTATGCTTGTGGATTTAGTCATATTGTTAAAGATAATTATATTATTGAAACCGATAATAGAATTTTATTAAAAGTCATTTTTTCTCATAAATCTATTAAAAAATCAACAATTGATTCAAAACTTGAAGAGCGTCTAGATAAAATAAAAGAAGAGAATAAAACAAATGAAATAAGCAAACATGTAGCTGATATTTATAAGTATCAAGTTGAAGCAGAATGCTTACGTTTTGCGCCAATCACTTCTAAAGAGATTTATATTCTAATTGATAATTATACTAATTATATTTATGTTTCAGCGGCTACCACTAATGTTGCAGAAGAAGCATTAAATTTATTGCGAAAATTAATCGGTAAATTAGTTTGTCATAAAATTGGAAGCAATTTAATTGGCGATAAAATAATTAATCACCTTTGTTTTAATGGCAAAGATTTACCTGCAGAGTTATTTATTGATGATTACCCACTTATATCTGCGAATGACAAGAATAGTGTCAAAGTTAAAATAGATGGAATGCATAAAAATGATCCTCATTTTTTAAACATTTTAATGGGTTTATCAGTTAGATCTATAGATATGAGTTTAGTTAACATTCAAGATAAAAATGATTGCCAAAAATTAGCTTCATTTGCCTTTTGTCCGAGTAATAATGGGATATTCATATTTAAAAATTTTAATTATGACTTGATTGATGGGCAAGAAGAATATACAGATTATGATGATAGTTACTTCTATACTTCAAAGATGATATTAATTGGAAAATATATGAATAATATATTATTGAATTTGAATTTATTTTGTAATTGA
- a CDS encoding bacteriophage antitermination protein Q, protein MKIVSVPDRMLNTEFVRKRIFCVYHNFYSSNSTDKLSKSDVNLSNPKHFLKPKRIVDFGSKKILIDAETIRVSETFRYKGSTTLISEINFNHLSWSRAIRELPTFQQAWIKYCYGELLDYSSQIIICQHVWHEFEKEIKKNSINIKSKNKKILEALVWLAVQSSVYEVHYNKKLYSSSYLALLSGKSKNSWSQYFNDKWLLLLGICFNLDKEALINVERNHCK, encoded by the coding sequence ATGAAAATAGTTAGTGTTCCAGACCGTATGTTGAATACCGAATTTGTGCGAAAAAGAATTTTTTGTGTTTACCATAATTTTTATTCTTCAAATTCTACCGATAAACTGAGTAAATCTGATGTTAATTTAAGTAATCCAAAGCATTTTCTAAAACCAAAAAGAATTGTAGATTTTGGTAGTAAAAAAATACTGATAGATGCAGAAACAATCCGAGTAAGTGAAACATTCAGATACAAAGGAAGCACTACATTAATATCCGAAATTAATTTTAATCACCTTTCTTGGTCTAGAGCTATTAGAGAACTTCCAACATTTCAGCAAGCATGGATTAAGTATTGCTATGGCGAATTATTAGATTATTCATCACAAATAATTATATGTCAGCATGTTTGGCATGAATTTGAAAAAGAAATAAAAAAAAATAGCATTAATATAAAATCCAAAAATAAAAAAATATTAGAGGCGCTTGTTTGGTTAGCAGTTCAAAGCTCAGTTTATGAAGTCCACTATAATAAAAAACTTTATAGTTCATCATATTTGGCTTTATTATCAGGAAAATCGAAAAATTCATGGAGCCAATATTTTAATGATAAATGGTTATTATTATTAGGTATTTGTTTTAATTTAGATAAAGAGGCCTTAATTAATGTCGAACGCAACCATTGCAAATAA
- a CDS encoding Cro/CI family transcriptional regulator, producing MKTDELLKIFKTKKNISSILNINRSAVSLWGDYVPIDRQYELEVKTGGLVKSDYTVNKEKNNENS from the coding sequence ATGAAAACAGATGAATTGCTAAAAATTTTTAAAACAAAAAAAAATATAAGTTCGATTTTGAATATTAATCGTTCAGCAGTTAGTTTATGGGGAGATTATGTTCCTATAGATAGGCAGTATGAATTAGAAGTTAAAACTGGCGGGCTTGTCAAATCCGATTATACGGTCAATAAGGAAAAAAATAATGAAAATAGTTAG
- a CDS encoding LexA family transcriptional regulator produces the protein MNERGLRLKKRREELGLTTRDLCKMVNVTQSTISNIEAQGSMPKLELAYNLAKALGKSTDWILTGVDDHSNEMKIPITGDTKNGSKAVLNPILGPDVLEFVNFSVDSTKFYALKVVDDSLSPRVLEGEVIIIDPMAEPQTGEDVVIKMKDGCFMIKTLSSIRNEKVFLDSTKHLHQRVVQDLNDIESMHLIIGTARSTFIKNI, from the coding sequence ATGAATGAACGAGGACTTAGGCTAAAAAAAAGAAGAGAGGAACTTGGTTTGACAACTAGGGATCTTTGCAAAATGGTTAATGTAACTCAATCAACTATTTCGAACATAGAGGCACAAGGCTCTATGCCGAAATTAGAGCTAGCATATAATTTAGCAAAAGCTCTTGGAAAAAGTACTGACTGGATACTAACAGGTGTAGATGACCATTCGAATGAAATGAAAATTCCTATAACTGGTGATACAAAAAATGGCTCTAAAGCTGTTTTAAACCCTATATTGGGTCCTGATGTTTTAGAGTTTGTCAATTTTTCAGTTGATTCTACAAAATTTTATGCTTTAAAGGTTGTTGACGATTCGCTTAGCCCAAGAGTGCTTGAGGGGGAAGTAATTATTATTGACCCAATGGCAGAACCTCAAACTGGTGAGGACGTTGTAATTAAAATGAAGGATGGCTGTTTTATGATAAAAACATTATCTTCAATTAGAAATGAAAAGGTTTTTTTAGATTCGACTAAACATTTACATCAACGAGTGGTACAAGATCTTAATGATATAGAGTCAATGCATTTAATAATTGGAACAGCTAGATCAACATTCATAAAAAATATTTAA